TTAAATCAATTACCCATGACGAATTCACCTCGGTGAGCTATTAGAGTATCTAGGAGTGATGTCGTGTAGCGGAGTCGCTGCCGCAAAGCGATAGTTCCCAGCATAAACTTTTTCTGCGCAATAGGTGAATCTCGATTTTGTTTTTCGCCATTTCCGCTTGGTATAGTAATTCGACAATACTTTACTATGCAAAAGCAAATGAGTTTTTAAATTAAGATTTTTAGGAGAAAAACCATCAACCATTATTAACTTTCTGTTATTAATATCACCCTCAAAAATGAAGTTGTCGATATTGAAGTCGGAGGCAGGGATGCCAATTTCAGAGAAATTCTTTATAATGTTTTCAATCATATTCAAGGCGGACTCGACACTAATTTCTTTTCTGAAAAGAAGTTTTCTTAACGTCAAAGACTGGCCTTTATTGTCAATAATTCTATTTACCACCAAACCAGGCCCCTTATTGGTTCGTACCCACTTTTCGCATAAACTGACCCGGCACTCTATACCCTTTGAAGTGATATTTTTTGAAACATACCATTCAGAAAAGCTTTGTTTGTGATCGCTCTCCCAATCCTCTGGGTGTCGGGCAACTTTTATTAGCTTTGTGGGATTGGACTTGTATAAGTAACAAACCCTATTCGAGCAATAAGATATAATATCATTATCATGAATTACTATTTCATCGCCATGCTCTATTGCTTTTTCTATTCTTTTAAGTGAGTAAAACATGCTTCATCCTTGATGCTATTTTGGAGGTGCTGGGAAATCAATCCCTGAAGAACATCATATTGATAATCGTAAGAATACTTTTTTGCAGTATTAACTAATTTTTCTGTTATCTTGCTGTTATTGCTACGATTTATGTTATCAATAGCTTGGAACCATTCCTTTGGGTCATATCCTTTTATAATCAAATCTTTTAATTCATTTTGAAGTAACTCACCTGCTCCAACCCGCTCGGAGATTAATGGAATGGTTGAGCACGCCATTGCTTCCAACACGACACAACCGAACTCTTCAATATGAGCAGGTAATACAAAAACATCTAAAGCAACATAGTAGCACTCTACATTAGGAACGGTTTTTTTCCACGTAAAGTGCTTTTCAATGCCAAGTTTAGTAGCTTTTTCTTTATAGGGAGTTATATCTCCTTGGCCGATTACCAAAAAACGGTATGTGATCTCTGAGTTGTGAATTAGCTCATACGCAATGTCGATAAAGAGGTCAAGATTTCTTTTCTTGAAGTCTCCCGAGGTTATAAGTCCTATGAGTTTTTCTTTATCTTTAATACCCAATTCTTCACGCTGTTTCATTCTAGAGGTTGTTTTAACTGAAGTGTTAAACTGTCGATCGTCAAAGCCAGGATAAGAAATGCTAACTTTTTCCGATGGGATTTTATAGCGTTTGATCAAGTCATTAGCCATCATTTGAGAGTTCGCGACAACGAGTT
This Vreelandella neptunia DNA region includes the following protein-coding sequences:
- a CDS encoding YrbL family protein; amino-acid sequence: MFYSLKRIEKAIEHGDEIVIHDNDIISYCSNRVCYLYKSNPTKLIKVARHPEDWESDHKQSFSEWYVSKNITSKGIECRVSLCEKWVRTNKGPGLVVNRIIDNKGQSLTLRKLLFRKEISVESALNMIENIIKNFSEIGIPASDFNIDNFIFEGDINNRKLIMVDGFSPKNLNLKTHLLLHSKVLSNYYTKRKWRKTKSRFTYCAEKVYAGNYRFAAATPLHDITPRYSNSSPR
- a CDS encoding glycosyltransferase family 4 protein, which codes for MEEVPTAVIAIRKLNKTTGAARIALQQISILKSMGYRVKVICEKANKKTVASYGADLKIIPKLPLSSFIRRLWFTKRANAWCRQHRPSLVISHGDMENSDIIYMHNCIDLAQEIMCPHVVGNQSDVSKIHHRVLQKSKYKLVVANSQMMANDLIKRYKIPSEKVSISYPGFDDRQFNTSVKTTSRMKQREELGIKDKEKLIGLITSGDFKKRNLDLFIDIAYELIHNSEITYRFLVIGQGDITPYKEKATKLGIEKHFTWKKTVPNVECYYVALDVFVLPAHIEEFGCVVLEAMACSTIPLISERVGAGELLQNELKDLIIKGYDPKEWFQAIDNINRSNNSKITEKLVNTAKKYSYDYQYDVLQGLISQHLQNSIKDEACFTHLKE